From Synchiropus splendidus isolate RoL2022-P1 chromosome 10, RoL_Sspl_1.0, whole genome shotgun sequence, the proteins below share one genomic window:
- the LOC128765493 gene encoding transient receptor potential cation channel subfamily M member 2-like isoform X1, whose translation MRQQKPASSVAVPVRQLIRVQPRADMDEIEPQPIESHLNPVTRVSKNFPSSPSFQRNDLTSWIKDHIRKKECVYFVKGAGEGVCKCGYLKELHAEEAIKAGKRTGETWKIEEHVQEFPTDAFGEIRFGGSSQKPSKYVRVSADTNPEVLFQLLTEQWNLTPPNLLISVTGGAKNFYLRSSLKNMFHRGLIKVTQTTGAWIITGGTHAGVMKHVGQAVKNYSVGNDEVVTIGVATWGIVHNREALVRSKGCFPAHYTMDVANQGRLSCLDNNHTHFLLVDDGTHGSYGVEIELRSRLEKCISSKRLGVKGNNTTVPVVCLILDGGPGTLNTIYNAMLNDTPCVILGGSGRIADVIAHVAQMPVSKVTMSLIHQLMIKFFSKESQDISEQQIIEWTKKIQDIIRMPHLLTVLRGSEQNHSDMDVAILQALFKASRHNESLGTKVWKRQLELAIAWNRVDIAKTEIFTEESQWKSSDLHSAMVSALVGNKPQFVNLLLENGLSLRDFLEKEDTLSNLYKQLPSCFFLAKLAKRVHSSQCRRRRLFKSRVCSKLGEGIALSHVSAEVRHLLGTYTQPLYPLPSKQFNLSMTETPSLSRSQSGTRLLVEEDTPAPCDPARDLFLWAVVQSNKELAEIAWEQCRDCICAALAASKILKKMSIEGSDADEAEDMRLLARHYEQHAIGVFTQCYNSDQEHAKKLLVRVSPFWGRTTCLRLALRADNKNFVALTGVQAHLTQIWCGELSVDNPVWRVFICMIFFPLVYTGFLAYRRDEIIQKELRKNKQLKTMKSVTGSVFVKKSHDLEPTGTPSLGCWSRLVGLYDSPQVKFYWSIVSYFAFLFLFSVVLMMDFQDTPSTAELLLYVWLLSLLCEEVRQMFYDPDGFGFHRKVRMYINDAWNILDVLSIVLFFLGLAFRLTTVLFYAGKIILCIDFVVFCLRLMAIFTISKTLGPKIIIVKKMMMDMFFFMFLLSIWVVAYGVAKQGVLIHNDNRLDWILRGAVYEPYLIIFGNFPTNIDYAEFNIDSCSMNGTDPLKPKCPVLTEDQTPAFPEWLTIIMLCVYLLFANILLLNLLIAIFNFTFEEVQDNTDRIWKFQRYELIKEYHSRPAAPPPFIILSHIYLFIRGVILHKPCIQAKDFKDELHQIEEEELLNWECLMKDRYLLSSQQQQRQTVEQRVEDTALRVTAISEWLEREDTRLARLEEQFVQSTVALQDILETLRSSGFRAKEPQEQAPPMATWSSQSIHDGPDSAIVHVKARQLHYPNSKMRRFPVPEEKVPWEVSFSSYMPTDFTPEESGDVVDRSANELLDKYRNPGGRTGIKGRGALSCLGPNLCTDVVVTRWRDGELSVLEFLGIQDDIRRTLELPGGPVLSPDQLPERLKRSMGIPLYEKVNQKLSTAAKVFESYVDDSRNTDNAWVESVILNLHLDWSAVEDVEIMNMIADSNGSLKWKDISSKTGLRSNQSDALQRVAERHNKKC comes from the exons ATGAGGCAGCAGAAACCTGCCTCCTCTGTGGCAGTGCCTGTCCGCCAGCTGATCAGGGTGCAGCCTCGTGCAGACATGGATGAGATCGAGCCACAGCCTATTGAAAGTCATCTCAATCCTGTGACTAGAGTCTCTAAAAATTTTCCTTCCTCGCCCTCCTTCCAGCGCAACGACCTGACCAGCTGGATCAAAGACCATATCCGCAAAAAGGAGTGTGTTTACTTCGTCAAAGGAGCTGG AGAGGGGGTTTGTAAGTGTGGCTACCTGAAGGAACTACACGCGGAGGAAGCCATCAAAGCTGGCAAACGCACAGGAGAGACATGGAAAATAGAAGAGCATGTGCAAGAGTTCCCCACTGATGCTTTCGGGGAAATCAGATTTGGGGGCTCCAGTCAAAAACCGAGCAAG TATGTCCGGGTGTCAGCAGACACCAATCCTGAGGTTTTGTTTCAACTCTTGACTGAACAGTGGAATCTTACTCCACCCAACCTACTGATCTCAGTGACCGGTGGGGCGAAGAACTTCTATTTGAGGTCTAGTCTGAAGAACATGTTCCACAGAGGGCTCATTAAAGTCACGCAAACCACAG GTGCGTGGATAATTACTGGTGGTACCCACGCTGGGGTCATGAAGCATGTTGGTCAGGCAGTGAAGAACTACTCTGTGGGCAACGATGAAGTGGTGACCATCGGCGTGGCAACATGGGGAATCGTACACAACAGAGAAGCCTTAGTGCGCTCTAAG GGTTGTTTTCCAGCACATTACACGATGGACGTTGCCAACCAGGGTCGCCTCTCCTGCTTGGACAACAACCACACCCACTTCCTGCTGGTGGACGATGGAACTCATGGCAGTTATGGTGTGGAGATTGAACTGCGCTCCCGTCTGGAGAAGTGCATCTCCAGTAAACGTCTGGGTGTGAAAG GCAACAACACGACAGTTCCTGTGGTGTGTTTGATTTTGGATGGAGGACCAGGTACTTTAAAT ACCATCTACAACGCCATGCTGAATGACACTCCGTGTGTGATCCTGGGGGGCTCGGGCAGAATAGCAGATGTCATCGCACATGTGGCTCAAATGCCAGTGTCCAAGGTGACCATGAGCCTCATTCATCAGCTGATGATTAAGTTCTTCTCCAAAGAGTCACAAGATATTTCAGAACAGCAGATTATCGAGTGGACTAAGAAG ATCCAGGACATCATCAGAATGCCTCACCTGCTGACTGTGTTAAGAGGAAGTGAGCAAAATCATAGCGATATGGACGTGGCCATCCTGCAAGCTCTGTTCAAAG CGTCGAGACACAATGAGTCGCTGGGAACAAAAGTCTGGAAGCGACAGCTGGAGCTTGCCATCGCATGGAACAGAGTCGACATCGCCAAGACAGAGATCTTCACTGAAGAGAGCCAGTGGAAG TCGTCCGACCTCCACTCAGCCATGGTGTCAGCCCTGGTGGGGAACAAACCTCAGTTTGTGAATCTGTTGTTGGAGAACGGTCTGAGTCTGAGGGACTTCCTGGAGAAAGAGGACACACTGTCTAATCTCTACAAACAGCTACCCAGTTGCTTCTTCCTGGCCAAGCTGGCCAAGCGAGTGCACAGCTCAcaatgcaggaggaggagactgtTCAAGTCCCGCGTCTGCTCAAAGCTAGGTGAAGGGATAGCCTTGAGTCACGTGTCTGCAGAGGTGCGCCACCTGTTGGGCACTTACACACAGCCACTCTATCCATTACCCAGCAAGCAGTTCAATTTGTCCATGACAGAAACACCATCT CTTTCCAGAAGTCAGTCAGGAACTCGtctgctggtggaggaggacacTCCGGCACCATGTGATCCGGCCAGAGATCTATTCCTGTGGGCCGTCGTCCAGTCCAACAAGGAGCTGGCTGAGATCGCTTGGGAGCAG TGCAGAGACTGCATATGCGCCGCTCTGGCTGCCAGTAAGATCTTGAAGAAAATGTCAATAGAAGGAAGTGATGCTGACGAGGCGGAGGACATGAGGCTGCTGGCCAGACACTATGAGCAACATGCCATCG GTGTGTTCACTCAGTGTTACAACAGTGACCAGGAACATGCTAAGAAGCTGTTGGTGCGTGTCTCTCCATTTTGGGGCAGAACTACTTGCCTGCGTCTCGCTCTGCGGGCGGATAATAAAAACTTTGTGGCTCTGACAGGAGTTCAG GCTCATCTGACTCAGATCTGGTGTGGAGAACTGTCTGTGGACAATCCTGTGTGGAGAGTTTTCATCTGCATGATCTTCTTCCCACTCGTATACACCGGCTTCCTGGCGTATCG ACGTGATGAAATAATCCAGAAAGAGTTGAGGAAAAATAAGCAGCTGAAGACAATGAAGTCAGTTACAGGAAGTGTTTTTGTGAAGAAGTCGCATGATCT CGAGCCCACCGGCACACCTTCGTTGGGTTGCTGGTCCAGACTGGTGGGCTTGTACGATTCCCCTCAAGTCAAGTTCTACTGGAGCATCGTGTCTTATTTtgccttcctcttcctgttctcTGTGGTGCTGATGATGGACTTCCAGGACACACCCTCAACTGCAGAGCTTCTGTTGTATGTCTGGCTGCTGTCCCTGCTCTGTGAGGAGGTCAGACAG ATGTTTTACGACCCAGATGGATTTGGGTTTCATAGGAAAGTCAGGATGTATATCAATGATGCTTGGAACATTCTAGATGTTTTGTCCATCGTCCTTTTCTTCCTTGGCCTGGCATTCCG TCTGACCACAGTGCTCTTCTACGCCGGCAAGATCATCCTCTGTATCGACTTTGTGGTCTTCTGCCTCCGTCTCATGGCCATCTTCACCATCAGCAAAACCCTTGGACCAAAGATCATCATTGTCAAGAAAATG ATGATGGAcatgttcttcttcatgttcctGCTGAGTATCTGGGTGGTGGCCTATGGTGTCGCCAAGCAAGGAGTCCTCATCCACAATGACAATCGACTGGACTGGATTCTGAGGGGAGCAGTTTATGAGCCGTACCTCATCATATTTGGGAACTTCCCCACGAACATTGACT ATGCTGAATTCAATATAGATTCCTGTAGCATGAATGGGACTGATCCTCTGAAACCAAAGTGCCCAGTGCTGACTGAAGACCAGACGCCCGCTTTCCCTGAGTGGCTGACCAtcatcatgttgtgtgtttacTTGCTCTTTGCCAACATCCTGCTCCTCAATTTGCTCATAGCCATCTTCAA CTTCACGTTTGAGGAAGTTCAAGACAACACAGACAGAATATGGAAGTTCCAAAGATACGAGCTGATAAAAGAATACCACAGCcgccctgctgctcctcctcccttcatcatcctcagccACATCTACCTCTTTATCAGGGGCGTGATTCTGCACAAGCCCTGCATTCAAGCCAAGGACTTCA AAGACGAGCTTCATCAaattgaggaggaggagctgctgaactGGGAGTGCCTGATGAAGGACAGATACCTACTGtcttcccagcagcagcagcgtcagaCTGTTGAGCAGCGCGTGGAGGATACAGCGCTGAG GGTGACGGCAATAAGTGAGTGGCTGGAGAGAGAAGACACAAGACTGGCCAGACTAGAGGAGCAG TTTGTTCAGTCTACAGTTGCTCTGCAGGACATCCTGGAGACTCTGAGGTCTTCAGGGTTTCGAGCCAAAGAGCCTCAGGAACAGG cACCACCAATGGCAACCTGGTCCTCCCAAAGTATCCATGATGGACCAGACTCAGCCATTGTCCATGTGAAAGCTCGCCAGCTTCACTACCCAAACTCCAAAATGAGACGCTTCCCTGTGCCTGAGGAGAAGGTCCCATGGGAG GTCAGCTTCAGCTCTTACATGCCGACTGATTTCACACCTGAGGAGAGTGGAGACGTGGTGGACAG ATCTGCAAATGAGCTCCTGGATAAGTACAG AAACCCAGGGGGAAGGACAGGCATTAAAGGAAGAGGTGCTTTAAGCTGTTTGGGCCCGAATCTTTGCACTGATGTTGTCGTAACACG CTGGAGAGATGGTGAGCTGTCTGTTCTGGAGTTTCTGGGAATTCAGGATGACATCCGGAGGACCTTGGAACTCCCTGGA GGACCGGTCCTGTCACCTGATCAACTGCCGGAGCGCTTGAAGAGAAGCATGGGGATTCCACTGTATGAGAAAGTCAACCAGAAATTATCGACAGCAGCAAAG GTGTTCGAAAGCTATGTTGACGACAGTAGGAACACAGATAATGCCTGGGTGGAGAGCGTCATCCTGAACCTTCACCTGGACTGGTCCGCTGTAGAAGATGTTGAAATCATGAACATG attgCAGACAGCAATGGCTCCCTCAAGTGGAAGGACATCAGCAGCAAAACTGGACTCAGATCAAACCAGAGTGATGCTCTTCAGAGGGTTGCAGAGAGACACAACAAGAAATGTTGA
- the LOC128765493 gene encoding transient receptor potential cation channel subfamily M member 2-like isoform X2 — translation MRQQKPASSVAVPVRQLIRVQPRADMDEIEPQPIESHLNPVTRVSKNFPSSPSFQRNDLTSWIKDHIRKKECVYFVKGAGEGVCKCGYLKELHAEEAIKAGKRTGETWKIEEHVQEFPTDAFGEIRFGGSSQKPSKYVRVSADTNPEVLFQLLTEQWNLTPPNLLISVTGGAKNFYLRSSLKNMFHRGLIKVTQTTGAWIITGGTHAGVMKHVGQAVKNYSVGNDEVVTIGVATWGIVHNREALVRSKGCFPAHYTMDVANQGRLSCLDNNHTHFLLVDDGTHGSYGVEIELRSRLEKCISSKRLGVKGNNTTVPVVCLILDGGPGTLNTIYNAMLNDTPCVILGGSGRIADVIAHVAQMPVSKVTMSLIHQLMIKFFSKESQDISEQQIIEWTKKIQDIIRMPHLLTVLRGSEQNHSDMDVAILQALFKASRHNESLGTKVWKRQLELAIAWNRVDIAKTEIFTEESQWKSSDLHSAMVSALVGNKPQFVNLLLENGLSLRDFLEKEDTLSNLYKQLPSCFFLAKLAKRVHSSQCRRRRLFKSRVCSKLGEGIALSHVSAEVRHLLGTYTQPLYPLPSKQFNLSMTETPSLSRSQSGTRLLVEEDTPAPCDPARDLFLWAVVQSNKELAEIAWEQCRDCICAALAASKILKKMSIEGSDADEAEDMRLLARHYEQHAIGVFTQCYNSDQEHAKKLLVRVSPFWGRTTCLRLALRADNKNFVALTGVQAHLTQIWCGELSVDNPVWRVFICMIFFPLVYTGFLAYRRDEIIQKELRKNKQLKTMKSVTGSVFVKKSHDLEPTGTPSLGCWSRLDTPSTAELLLYVWLLSLLCEEVRQMFYDPDGFGFHRKVRMYINDAWNILDVLSIVLFFLGLAFRLTTVLFYAGKIILCIDFVVFCLRLMAIFTISKTLGPKIIIVKKMMMDMFFFMFLLSIWVVAYGVAKQGVLIHNDNRLDWILRGAVYEPYLIIFGNFPTNIDYAEFNIDSCSMNGTDPLKPKCPVLTEDQTPAFPEWLTIIMLCVYLLFANILLLNLLIAIFNFTFEEVQDNTDRIWKFQRYELIKEYHSRPAAPPPFIILSHIYLFIRGVILHKPCIQAKDFKDELHQIEEEELLNWECLMKDRYLLSSQQQQRQTVEQRVEDTALRVTAISEWLEREDTRLARLEEQFVQSTVALQDILETLRSSGFRAKEPQEQAPPMATWSSQSIHDGPDSAIVHVKARQLHYPNSKMRRFPVPEEKVPWEVSFSSYMPTDFTPEESGDVVDRSANELLDKYRNPGGRTGIKGRGALSCLGPNLCTDVVVTRWRDGELSVLEFLGIQDDIRRTLELPGGPVLSPDQLPERLKRSMGIPLYEKVNQKLSTAAKVFESYVDDSRNTDNAWVESVILNLHLDWSAVEDVEIMNMIADSNGSLKWKDISSKTGLRSNQSDALQRVAERHNKKC, via the exons ATGAGGCAGCAGAAACCTGCCTCCTCTGTGGCAGTGCCTGTCCGCCAGCTGATCAGGGTGCAGCCTCGTGCAGACATGGATGAGATCGAGCCACAGCCTATTGAAAGTCATCTCAATCCTGTGACTAGAGTCTCTAAAAATTTTCCTTCCTCGCCCTCCTTCCAGCGCAACGACCTGACCAGCTGGATCAAAGACCATATCCGCAAAAAGGAGTGTGTTTACTTCGTCAAAGGAGCTGG AGAGGGGGTTTGTAAGTGTGGCTACCTGAAGGAACTACACGCGGAGGAAGCCATCAAAGCTGGCAAACGCACAGGAGAGACATGGAAAATAGAAGAGCATGTGCAAGAGTTCCCCACTGATGCTTTCGGGGAAATCAGATTTGGGGGCTCCAGTCAAAAACCGAGCAAG TATGTCCGGGTGTCAGCAGACACCAATCCTGAGGTTTTGTTTCAACTCTTGACTGAACAGTGGAATCTTACTCCACCCAACCTACTGATCTCAGTGACCGGTGGGGCGAAGAACTTCTATTTGAGGTCTAGTCTGAAGAACATGTTCCACAGAGGGCTCATTAAAGTCACGCAAACCACAG GTGCGTGGATAATTACTGGTGGTACCCACGCTGGGGTCATGAAGCATGTTGGTCAGGCAGTGAAGAACTACTCTGTGGGCAACGATGAAGTGGTGACCATCGGCGTGGCAACATGGGGAATCGTACACAACAGAGAAGCCTTAGTGCGCTCTAAG GGTTGTTTTCCAGCACATTACACGATGGACGTTGCCAACCAGGGTCGCCTCTCCTGCTTGGACAACAACCACACCCACTTCCTGCTGGTGGACGATGGAACTCATGGCAGTTATGGTGTGGAGATTGAACTGCGCTCCCGTCTGGAGAAGTGCATCTCCAGTAAACGTCTGGGTGTGAAAG GCAACAACACGACAGTTCCTGTGGTGTGTTTGATTTTGGATGGAGGACCAGGTACTTTAAAT ACCATCTACAACGCCATGCTGAATGACACTCCGTGTGTGATCCTGGGGGGCTCGGGCAGAATAGCAGATGTCATCGCACATGTGGCTCAAATGCCAGTGTCCAAGGTGACCATGAGCCTCATTCATCAGCTGATGATTAAGTTCTTCTCCAAAGAGTCACAAGATATTTCAGAACAGCAGATTATCGAGTGGACTAAGAAG ATCCAGGACATCATCAGAATGCCTCACCTGCTGACTGTGTTAAGAGGAAGTGAGCAAAATCATAGCGATATGGACGTGGCCATCCTGCAAGCTCTGTTCAAAG CGTCGAGACACAATGAGTCGCTGGGAACAAAAGTCTGGAAGCGACAGCTGGAGCTTGCCATCGCATGGAACAGAGTCGACATCGCCAAGACAGAGATCTTCACTGAAGAGAGCCAGTGGAAG TCGTCCGACCTCCACTCAGCCATGGTGTCAGCCCTGGTGGGGAACAAACCTCAGTTTGTGAATCTGTTGTTGGAGAACGGTCTGAGTCTGAGGGACTTCCTGGAGAAAGAGGACACACTGTCTAATCTCTACAAACAGCTACCCAGTTGCTTCTTCCTGGCCAAGCTGGCCAAGCGAGTGCACAGCTCAcaatgcaggaggaggagactgtTCAAGTCCCGCGTCTGCTCAAAGCTAGGTGAAGGGATAGCCTTGAGTCACGTGTCTGCAGAGGTGCGCCACCTGTTGGGCACTTACACACAGCCACTCTATCCATTACCCAGCAAGCAGTTCAATTTGTCCATGACAGAAACACCATCT CTTTCCAGAAGTCAGTCAGGAACTCGtctgctggtggaggaggacacTCCGGCACCATGTGATCCGGCCAGAGATCTATTCCTGTGGGCCGTCGTCCAGTCCAACAAGGAGCTGGCTGAGATCGCTTGGGAGCAG TGCAGAGACTGCATATGCGCCGCTCTGGCTGCCAGTAAGATCTTGAAGAAAATGTCAATAGAAGGAAGTGATGCTGACGAGGCGGAGGACATGAGGCTGCTGGCCAGACACTATGAGCAACATGCCATCG GTGTGTTCACTCAGTGTTACAACAGTGACCAGGAACATGCTAAGAAGCTGTTGGTGCGTGTCTCTCCATTTTGGGGCAGAACTACTTGCCTGCGTCTCGCTCTGCGGGCGGATAATAAAAACTTTGTGGCTCTGACAGGAGTTCAG GCTCATCTGACTCAGATCTGGTGTGGAGAACTGTCTGTGGACAATCCTGTGTGGAGAGTTTTCATCTGCATGATCTTCTTCCCACTCGTATACACCGGCTTCCTGGCGTATCG ACGTGATGAAATAATCCAGAAAGAGTTGAGGAAAAATAAGCAGCTGAAGACAATGAAGTCAGTTACAGGAAGTGTTTTTGTGAAGAAGTCGCATGATCT CGAGCCCACCGGCACACCTTCGTTGGGTTGCTGGTCCAGACTG GACACACCCTCAACTGCAGAGCTTCTGTTGTATGTCTGGCTGCTGTCCCTGCTCTGTGAGGAGGTCAGACAG ATGTTTTACGACCCAGATGGATTTGGGTTTCATAGGAAAGTCAGGATGTATATCAATGATGCTTGGAACATTCTAGATGTTTTGTCCATCGTCCTTTTCTTCCTTGGCCTGGCATTCCG TCTGACCACAGTGCTCTTCTACGCCGGCAAGATCATCCTCTGTATCGACTTTGTGGTCTTCTGCCTCCGTCTCATGGCCATCTTCACCATCAGCAAAACCCTTGGACCAAAGATCATCATTGTCAAGAAAATG ATGATGGAcatgttcttcttcatgttcctGCTGAGTATCTGGGTGGTGGCCTATGGTGTCGCCAAGCAAGGAGTCCTCATCCACAATGACAATCGACTGGACTGGATTCTGAGGGGAGCAGTTTATGAGCCGTACCTCATCATATTTGGGAACTTCCCCACGAACATTGACT ATGCTGAATTCAATATAGATTCCTGTAGCATGAATGGGACTGATCCTCTGAAACCAAAGTGCCCAGTGCTGACTGAAGACCAGACGCCCGCTTTCCCTGAGTGGCTGACCAtcatcatgttgtgtgtttacTTGCTCTTTGCCAACATCCTGCTCCTCAATTTGCTCATAGCCATCTTCAA CTTCACGTTTGAGGAAGTTCAAGACAACACAGACAGAATATGGAAGTTCCAAAGATACGAGCTGATAAAAGAATACCACAGCcgccctgctgctcctcctcccttcatcatcctcagccACATCTACCTCTTTATCAGGGGCGTGATTCTGCACAAGCCCTGCATTCAAGCCAAGGACTTCA AAGACGAGCTTCATCAaattgaggaggaggagctgctgaactGGGAGTGCCTGATGAAGGACAGATACCTACTGtcttcccagcagcagcagcgtcagaCTGTTGAGCAGCGCGTGGAGGATACAGCGCTGAG GGTGACGGCAATAAGTGAGTGGCTGGAGAGAGAAGACACAAGACTGGCCAGACTAGAGGAGCAG TTTGTTCAGTCTACAGTTGCTCTGCAGGACATCCTGGAGACTCTGAGGTCTTCAGGGTTTCGAGCCAAAGAGCCTCAGGAACAGG cACCACCAATGGCAACCTGGTCCTCCCAAAGTATCCATGATGGACCAGACTCAGCCATTGTCCATGTGAAAGCTCGCCAGCTTCACTACCCAAACTCCAAAATGAGACGCTTCCCTGTGCCTGAGGAGAAGGTCCCATGGGAG GTCAGCTTCAGCTCTTACATGCCGACTGATTTCACACCTGAGGAGAGTGGAGACGTGGTGGACAG ATCTGCAAATGAGCTCCTGGATAAGTACAG AAACCCAGGGGGAAGGACAGGCATTAAAGGAAGAGGTGCTTTAAGCTGTTTGGGCCCGAATCTTTGCACTGATGTTGTCGTAACACG CTGGAGAGATGGTGAGCTGTCTGTTCTGGAGTTTCTGGGAATTCAGGATGACATCCGGAGGACCTTGGAACTCCCTGGA GGACCGGTCCTGTCACCTGATCAACTGCCGGAGCGCTTGAAGAGAAGCATGGGGATTCCACTGTATGAGAAAGTCAACCAGAAATTATCGACAGCAGCAAAG GTGTTCGAAAGCTATGTTGACGACAGTAGGAACACAGATAATGCCTGGGTGGAGAGCGTCATCCTGAACCTTCACCTGGACTGGTCCGCTGTAGAAGATGTTGAAATCATGAACATG attgCAGACAGCAATGGCTCCCTCAAGTGGAAGGACATCAGCAGCAAAACTGGACTCAGATCAAACCAGAGTGATGCTCTTCAGAGGGTTGCAGAGAGACACAACAAGAAATGTTGA
- the LOC128765493 gene encoding transient receptor potential cation channel subfamily M member 2-like isoform X3, producing MRQQKPASSVAVPVRQLIRVQPRADMDEIEPQPIESHLNPVTRVSKNFPSSPSFQRNDLTSWIKDHIRKKECVYFVKGAGEGVCKCGYLKELHAEEAIKAGKRTGETWKIEEHVQEFPTDAFGEIRFGGSSQKPSKYVRVSADTNPEVLFQLLTEQWNLTPPNLLISVTGGAKNFYLRSSLKNMFHRGLIKVTQTTGAWIITGGTHAGVMKHVGQAVKNYSVGNDEVVTIGVATWGIVHNREALVRSKGCFPAHYTMDVANQGRLSCLDNNHTHFLLVDDGTHGSYGVEIELRSRLEKCISSKRLGVKDLVHLDRQQHDSSCGVFDFGWRTRYFKYHLQRHAE from the exons ATGAGGCAGCAGAAACCTGCCTCCTCTGTGGCAGTGCCTGTCCGCCAGCTGATCAGGGTGCAGCCTCGTGCAGACATGGATGAGATCGAGCCACAGCCTATTGAAAGTCATCTCAATCCTGTGACTAGAGTCTCTAAAAATTTTCCTTCCTCGCCCTCCTTCCAGCGCAACGACCTGACCAGCTGGATCAAAGACCATATCCGCAAAAAGGAGTGTGTTTACTTCGTCAAAGGAGCTGG AGAGGGGGTTTGTAAGTGTGGCTACCTGAAGGAACTACACGCGGAGGAAGCCATCAAAGCTGGCAAACGCACAGGAGAGACATGGAAAATAGAAGAGCATGTGCAAGAGTTCCCCACTGATGCTTTCGGGGAAATCAGATTTGGGGGCTCCAGTCAAAAACCGAGCAAG TATGTCCGGGTGTCAGCAGACACCAATCCTGAGGTTTTGTTTCAACTCTTGACTGAACAGTGGAATCTTACTCCACCCAACCTACTGATCTCAGTGACCGGTGGGGCGAAGAACTTCTATTTGAGGTCTAGTCTGAAGAACATGTTCCACAGAGGGCTCATTAAAGTCACGCAAACCACAG GTGCGTGGATAATTACTGGTGGTACCCACGCTGGGGTCATGAAGCATGTTGGTCAGGCAGTGAAGAACTACTCTGTGGGCAACGATGAAGTGGTGACCATCGGCGTGGCAACATGGGGAATCGTACACAACAGAGAAGCCTTAGTGCGCTCTAAG GGTTGTTTTCCAGCACATTACACGATGGACGTTGCCAACCAGGGTCGCCTCTCCTGCTTGGACAACAACCACACCCACTTCCTGCTGGTGGACGATGGAACTCATGGCAGTTATGGTGTGGAGATTGAACTGCGCTCCCGTCTGGAGAAGTGCATCTCCAGTAAACGTCTGGGTGTGAAAG ATCTTGTTCACCTCGATAGGCAACAACACGACAGTTCCTGTGGTGTGTTTGATTTTGGATGGAGGACCAGGTACTTTAAAT ACCATCTACAACGCCATGCTGAATGA